A stretch of DNA from Candidatus Eisenbacteria bacterium:
AGCTTGAGCGCCTTGTCGAACTCCTTCGCCTGGCGGATGCCGTTCTGCCCCACCGTCGCGTCGAGCACCAGGAGGGTCTCGTGCGGGGCCCCGGGGATGCCTCGCTCGATCACGCGGCGAATCTTCTCGAGCTCGGCCATCAGGTTCGTCTTCACGTGGAGGCGGCCCGCGGTGTCCACGATCACGCGGTCCACGTTCCGGCTCTTCGCGCGCGCCATGCCGTCGAACGCGACGGCGGCGGGGTCGGCGCCGGCCTTCTGCTTCACGATCTCCACGCCGGCCCGCTCGGCCCAGATCTCGAGCTGGTCGGCCGCGGCGGCGCGGAAGGTGTCGCACGCGACGAGGAGCACGGACTCCCCCGCCTCCCGGTAGCGCTGCGCGAGCTTCGCGATGGTGGTGGTCTTGCCGGTGCCGTTCACGCCCACGACGAGCGTGACGTGGGGCTTCGCCGCCCCGCCCGCGCCCGGTGAGGTGGCCGCGGCGCCGAACGCCACCGCCGGTCCCGCGGCGGACGCGTCCTTCGCGGCGTCCTGCTCCAGCACGGCGCGCACGGCGTCGGCGAGCGCCTCGGAGGGCTCGCCCTCGGACGTGCGATCGGCGAGCCGCTGCTTCACGCTCTCGAGCAGACGGTCCGTGGTGTCCGGGCCCACGTCCGCCTGGAGGAGCGCCGCCTCGAGCGCCTCGTAGTCCTCGGGCTCGAGTTTCTTTCCGGGCTGGAAGACGGACTGGACGCGTCCGACGAACGCGTCCCGGGTCTTCTTCAGACCCTCGGTGATTTTCCCGAAGAACTTCACGGTGGGTTACGGCG
This window harbors:
- the ftsY gene encoding signal recognition particle-docking protein FtsY, with the translated sequence MKFFGKITEGLKKTRDAFVGRVQSVFQPGKKLEPEDYEALEAALLQADVGPDTTDRLLESVKQRLADRTSEGEPSEALADAVRAVLEQDAAKDASAAGPAVAFGAAATSPGAGGAAKPHVTLVVGVNGTGKTTTIAKLAQRYREAGESVLLVACDTFRAAAADQLEIWAERAGVEIVKQKAGADPAAVAFDGMARAKSRNVDRVIVDTAGRLHVKTNLMAELEKIRRVIERGIPGAPHETLLVLDATVGQNGIRQAKEFDKALKLSAIALTKLDGTAKGGIVLAIADTMKIPIRWVGVGEKIEDLVPFDAAEYASALVRD